One genomic region from Gossypium hirsutum isolate 1008001.06 chromosome D13, Gossypium_hirsutum_v2.1, whole genome shotgun sequence encodes:
- the LOC121225021 gene encoding GPI-anchored protein LLG1, translating to MERNWLLSYLAILIVMAAASTSISACPIEFEFLNYTIITSECKGPKYPANRCCAAFKKFACPYAKQINDLTTDCASTMFSYINLYGKYPPGLFAAECREGKQGLK from the exons atggaGAGAAATTGGTTGTTGTCTTATTTGGCAATTCTCATAGTTATGGCTGCTGCTTCTACTTCCATTTCTG CTTGTCCTATTGAGTTTGAATTCCTGAATTATACGATCATAACGAGCGAATGCAAAGGGCCCAAATACCCAGCAAATCGCTGTTGTGCAGCGTTCAAGAAATTCGCATGCCCTTATGCAAAACAGATCAATGATTTGACAACCGATTGTGCTTCCACCATGTTCAGCTACATCAACCTTTACGGCAAATATCCGCCTGGTCTGTTCGCTGCGGAGTGCCGAGAAGGGAAGCAAGGTCTCAAATGA
- the LOC107920566 gene encoding probable protein phosphatase 2C 73 isoform X2, whose amino-acid sequence MVETMRQFSSMFNGLARSIRGKNSGNGDGKEAAEAMAKDAKKNDLILRSSGSVNVDGSNNLASVFSKRGRKGVNQDCAIVWEEFGCQADMLFCGIFDGHGPWGHFVAKKVRESMPSSLLCNWQETLAQASLDPEIDLESDKKHQRFHIWKHSYLRTCAAVDHELEQHRKIDSFYSGTTALTIVRQGDLIYVANIGDSRAVLATTSDDGNLVPVQLTVDFKPNLPQEAERIVQCKGRVFCLHDEPGVHRVWLPDEESPGLAMSRAFGDYCIKDYGLISVPEVTQRHITCRDQFVVLATDGLCSAGMGCCIQSGSSSNSIFDTGQAESS is encoded by the exons ATGGTAGAGACAATGAGGCAATTTTCTTCCATGTTCAATGGGTTAGCAAGGTCAATAAGAGGGAAAAATTCAGGGAATGGTGATGGAAAAGAAGCTGCTGAGGCAATGGCAAAGGATGCAAAGAAAAATGACCTGATTTTGAGGTCTTCTGGTTCTGTAAATGTCGATGGTTCCAACAATTTGGCCTCAGTTTTCTCCAAGAGAGGCAGGAAAGGAGTGAACCAGGATTGTGCCATTGTATGGGAG GAATTTGGATGTCAAGCAGACATGTTGTTTTGCGGCATATTTGATGGGCATGGTCCATGGGGTCATTTTGTAGCCAAAAAGGTTCGAGAATCAATGCCTTCATCGCTGCTTTGCAATTGGCAAGAAACTCTAGCTCAGGCATCCCTCGACCCGGAGATCGATTTAGAGTCTGATAAAAAGCATCAGAGGTTTCATATATGGAAGCATTCTTATCTGAGGACTTGTGCAGCAGTTGATCACGAGCTGGAGCAGCATAGGAAGATCGATTCCTTTTACAGTGGAACAACTGCCTTAACAATTGTCAGACAG GGTGACCTCATATATGTAGCCAACATTGGTGATTCTCGGGCTGTTCTGGCTACAACATCAGATGATGGAAACTTGGTTCCTGTTCAGCTTACCGTCGATTTCAAGCCGAATTTACCTC AGGAGGCCGAGCGAATAGTTCAGTGCAAAGGTCGAGTTTTCTGCCTGCATGATGAGCCAGGGGTGCACAGGGTTTGGCTACCTGATGAGGAGTCACCAGGGCTGGCGATGTCGAGAGCTTTCGGGGACTACTGCATAAAAGATTACGGTCTTATTTCGGTTCCAGAAGTCACACAAAGACATATAACCTGCAGAGACCAATTCGTGGTGCTGGCTACCGACGGG CTTTGTTCTGCAGGTATGGGATGTTGTATCCAATCAGGAAGCAGTTCAAATAGTATCTTCGACACCGGACAAGCAGAAAGCAGCTAA
- the LOC107920566 gene encoding probable protein phosphatase 2C 73 isoform X1 yields MVETMRQFSSMFNGLARSIRGKNSGNGDGKEAAEAMAKDAKKNDLILRSSGSVNVDGSNNLASVFSKRGRKGVNQDCAIVWEEFGCQADMLFCGIFDGHGPWGHFVAKKVRESMPSSLLCNWQETLAQASLDPEIDLESDKKHQRFHIWKHSYLRTCAAVDHELEQHRKIDSFYSGTTALTIVRQGDLIYVANIGDSRAVLATTSDDGNLVPVQLTVDFKPNLPQEAERIVQCKGRVFCLHDEPGVHRVWLPDEESPGLAMSRAFGDYCIKDYGLISVPEVTQRHITCRDQFVVLATDGVWDVVSNQEAVQIVSSTPDKQKAAKQLVEYAVRAWKKKRKDIAMDDISAICLFFHSSPLS; encoded by the exons ATGGTAGAGACAATGAGGCAATTTTCTTCCATGTTCAATGGGTTAGCAAGGTCAATAAGAGGGAAAAATTCAGGGAATGGTGATGGAAAAGAAGCTGCTGAGGCAATGGCAAAGGATGCAAAGAAAAATGACCTGATTTTGAGGTCTTCTGGTTCTGTAAATGTCGATGGTTCCAACAATTTGGCCTCAGTTTTCTCCAAGAGAGGCAGGAAAGGAGTGAACCAGGATTGTGCCATTGTATGGGAG GAATTTGGATGTCAAGCAGACATGTTGTTTTGCGGCATATTTGATGGGCATGGTCCATGGGGTCATTTTGTAGCCAAAAAGGTTCGAGAATCAATGCCTTCATCGCTGCTTTGCAATTGGCAAGAAACTCTAGCTCAGGCATCCCTCGACCCGGAGATCGATTTAGAGTCTGATAAAAAGCATCAGAGGTTTCATATATGGAAGCATTCTTATCTGAGGACTTGTGCAGCAGTTGATCACGAGCTGGAGCAGCATAGGAAGATCGATTCCTTTTACAGTGGAACAACTGCCTTAACAATTGTCAGACAG GGTGACCTCATATATGTAGCCAACATTGGTGATTCTCGGGCTGTTCTGGCTACAACATCAGATGATGGAAACTTGGTTCCTGTTCAGCTTACCGTCGATTTCAAGCCGAATTTACCTC AGGAGGCCGAGCGAATAGTTCAGTGCAAAGGTCGAGTTTTCTGCCTGCATGATGAGCCAGGGGTGCACAGGGTTTGGCTACCTGATGAGGAGTCACCAGGGCTGGCGATGTCGAGAGCTTTCGGGGACTACTGCATAAAAGATTACGGTCTTATTTCGGTTCCAGAAGTCACACAAAGACATATAACCTGCAGAGACCAATTCGTGGTGCTGGCTACCGACGGG GTATGGGATGTTGTATCCAATCAGGAAGCAGTTCAAATAGTATCTTCGACACCGGACAAGCAGAAAGCAGCTAAGCAGCTAGTGGAGTATGCAGTCCGGGCTTGGAAAAAGAAGAGGAAGGACATTGCAATGGATGATATTTCAGCCATCTGCCTCTTCTTCCACTCTTCTCCCTTATCTTAG